One genomic window of Cricetulus griseus strain 17A/GY chromosome 3, alternate assembly CriGri-PICRH-1.0, whole genome shotgun sequence includes the following:
- the Pold4 gene encoding DNA polymerase delta subunit 4 isoform X1, protein MGRKRFITDSYPVVKKREGPPGHSKRELAPELGEDTQSLSQEEAQLELLRQFDLAWQYGPCTGITRMQRWHRAEQMGLKPPLEVHQVLKTHSEDPRFQFSHQELLDRIHGQ, encoded by the exons ATGGGCCGGAAGCGGTTCATCACTGACTCCTACCCTGTTgtgaagaagagggaggggccCCCTGGGCACAGCAAGAGGGAGCTGGCACCAGAGCTAG GAGAAGACACCCAGTCCCTCAGCCAGGAGGAAGCACAGCTGGAGCTGCTGAGGCAGTTTGACCTGGCCTGGCAGTATGGGCCTTGCACAG GTATCACACGGATGCAGCGCTGGCATCGGGCAGAGCAGATGGGCTTGAAGCCCCCTCTAGAGGTGCACCAGGTGCTGAAGACACACTCTGAAGACCCCCGCTTCCAATTCAG CCACCAAGAACTTCTGGACAGAATCCATGGCCAGTAG
- the Pold4 gene encoding DNA polymerase delta subunit 4 isoform X2 has translation MGRKRFITDSYPVVKKREGPPGHSKRELAPELGEDTQSLSQEEAQLELLRQFDLAWQYGPCTGITRMQRWHRAEQMGLKPPLEVHQVLKTHSEDPRFQFSLWHLYPL, from the exons ATGGGCCGGAAGCGGTTCATCACTGACTCCTACCCTGTTgtgaagaagagggaggggccCCCTGGGCACAGCAAGAGGGAGCTGGCACCAGAGCTAG GAGAAGACACCCAGTCCCTCAGCCAGGAGGAAGCACAGCTGGAGCTGCTGAGGCAGTTTGACCTGGCCTGGCAGTATGGGCCTTGCACAG GTATCACACGGATGCAGCGCTGGCATCGGGCAGAGCAGATGGGCTTGAAGCCCCCTCTAGAGGTGCACCAGGTGCTGAAGACACACTCTGAAGACCCCCGCTTCCAATTCAG CCTCTGGCATCTCTACCCACTCTGA